One genomic window of Hydra vulgaris chromosome 03, alternate assembly HydraT2T_AEP includes the following:
- the LOC136078485 gene encoding uncharacterized protein LOC136078485 → MVSNMTENENYFENSSFHVFRLSNLNTLDEHDPNKIIFDDYSLMNTEAQTLFEKVKRTAKSNYYKKQLEKCQLSSRKTWQVLNEIIGKPKINESFPKILHIKNKTIDNENNIANEFNNFFVNIGPKLAAKIPNVNKSFKEYLQCNKNQFKNENLTFKEYETAFKSLKRNKSSGIDGINSNIICFNELKVPLFKICKRSLNEGIFPDILKSAKVKPIYKLGDKTDIGNYRPISILSIYSKILERIMFNRLYAFLKNNDLFYSKQFRFQKSTLTEHAILHLINEIKNSFANGEFTPFAKEAYPEVDSRLPE, encoded by the exons atggtttcGAATATGACTGAAAACGAAAATTACTTCGAAAATAGTTCATTTCATGTTTTTAGATTAAGTAATTTAAACACGCTCGATGAGCACGAtcctaataaaattatatttgatgACTATTCATTAATGAATACGGAAGCACA GACTTTATTTGAGAAAGTCAAACGAACTGCAAAatcaaactattataaaaagcaaCTTGAAAAGTGTCAACTAAGTTCTAGGAAAACTTGGCAAGtactaaatgaaataattggaAAACCGAAAATCAATGAATCTTTTCCGAAAAtcttacatattaaaaataaaactattgacaatgaaaacaatatagcaaatgaatttaacaatttttttgtgaatataGGACCTAAACTTGCGGCAAAAATtccaaatgtaaataaatcatttaaggAATACCTTCAGtgcaataaaaatcaatttaaaaatgagaatttAACCTTTAAAGAATACGAAACAGCTTTTAAAAGCTTGAAACGTAATAAGTCATCTGGAATTGATGGTATAAACAGCAACATTATCTGTTTTAATGAGTTAAAAGtgcctttatttaaaatttgtaaacgtTCTCTGAATGAGGGTATCTTTCCTGATATACTTAAATCAGCAAAAGTTAaacctatatataaattaggcGATAAAACGGATATCGGAAACTATAGACCAATATCTATACTTTCCATTTATTCTAAGATTTTAGAGCGAATTATGTTCAATAGGTTATatgcatttttgaaaaataatgacttattttattcaaaacagtTTAGATTCCAGAAAAGCACTTTAACTGAACATGCAATACTTCacttaattaatgaaataaaaaactcttttgcaAATGGAGAATTTACTCCGTTTGCAAAAGAGGCGTACCCTGAGGTGGATAGCAGATTACCTGAGTAA
- the LOC136078486 gene encoding uncharacterized protein LOC136078486, producing MLILLKLYQDVEELKTSLNYHDELVEKKIKTAVNTVEKNKNYNETKNNKSEFTYVKKKLREMEDRSRRNNLRVDGIKEEDNETWCDSEAKVLKLFDEQLGLKSVKIERAHRTGLRNNKKPRTIVLKLLDFKDKIAILRKSSTLTGKNIYINEDFCAETTLIREELKEKMKVERHAGKFAYVSYDKLIIRDWNQKEK from the coding sequence atgttaatattattaaagctaTATCAAGATGTGGAAGAATTAAAAACGAGTTTAAATTATCATGATGAACTTGTTGAGAAGAAGATAAAAACCGCCGTTAACAcagtggaaaaaaataaaaattataatgaaacaaaaaacaataaaagtgaatttacatatgtaaaaaagaaattaagagAAATGGAGGACAGGTCCAGAAGAAACAACCTAAGGGTGGACGGTATTAAAGAGGAAGATAATGAAACCTGGTGCGATAGTGAAGCGAAGGTTCTTAAATTGTTTGATGAGCAACTTGGcctaaaaagtgtaaaaattgaGCGTGCACATCGCACTGGACtgagaaacaataaaaaacctaGAACTATTGTCTTAAAGCTATTAGACTTTAAGGATAAAATTGCTATCTTAAGAAAGTCATCAACATTAACAggaaaaaacatttacattaatgaAGATTTTTGCGCAGAAACAACCCTAATAAGAGAGgagttgaaagaaaaaatgaaagtgGAAAGACATGCGGGAAAATTCGCTTACGTATCGTACGATAAATTAATCATTCGGGATTGGAATCAAAAGGAAAAGTAA